The proteins below are encoded in one region of Mycobacterium botniense:
- the arc gene encoding proteasome ATPase has product MGEAERSEVFGGPMPSDDAAELEALRREAAMLREQLENAVGQNAVRSARDVHQLEARIDSLAARNSKLMETLKEARQQLLALREEVDRLGQPPSGYGVLLSTHDDETVDVFTSGRKMRLSCSPNIDVKSLKKGQTVRLNEALTVVEAGTFESVGEISTLREVLADGHRALVVGHADEERIVWLAEPLVAPDLPDGPSDNLKDDTKPRKLRPGDSLLVDTKAGYAFERIPKAEVEDLVLEEVPDVSYDDIGGLSRQIEQIRDAVELPFLHKELYKEYALRPPKGVLLYGPPGCGKTLIAKAVANSLAKKMAEVRGDDAKEAKSYFLNIKGPELLNKFVGETERHIRLIFQRAREKASEGTPVIVFFDEMDSIFRTRGTGVSSDVETTVVPQLLSEIDGVEGLENVIVIGASNREDMIDPAILRPGRLDVKIKIERPDAEAAMDIFSKYLTEDLPVHADDLAEFDGDRAACIKAMIEKVVDRMYAEIDENRFLEVTYANGDKEVMYFKDFNSGAMIQNVVDRAKKNAIKSVLETGQPGLRIQHLLDSIVDEFAENEDLPNTTNPDDWARISGKKGERIVYIRTLVTGKSSSASRAIDTESSLGQYL; this is encoded by the coding sequence ATGGGTGAGGCAGAACGTTCGGAAGTGTTCGGAGGCCCTATGCCCAGCGATGATGCCGCCGAGCTGGAAGCGTTGCGGCGCGAAGCAGCGATGCTGCGCGAGCAGCTGGAGAATGCGGTGGGCCAGAATGCGGTGCGCAGTGCCCGTGATGTGCACCAGCTTGAGGCCCGCATCGACTCGCTGGCCGCGCGCAATTCCAAACTGATGGAAACGCTTAAGGAAGCCCGCCAACAGCTGCTGGCGCTGCGCGAGGAGGTTGACCGGCTGGGGCAGCCGCCCAGCGGTTATGGCGTATTGCTGTCCACCCACGACGACGAAACCGTCGACGTGTTCACCTCCGGGCGCAAAATGCGCCTGTCATGCTCACCCAACATCGACGTCAAATCCCTCAAGAAGGGACAAACCGTTCGGCTCAACGAGGCGCTGACCGTTGTCGAGGCCGGCACTTTCGAATCGGTCGGCGAGATTTCGACCTTGCGGGAGGTTCTGGCCGACGGTCACCGCGCGCTGGTCGTCGGCCACGCCGATGAGGAACGGATCGTGTGGCTGGCCGAACCGCTGGTCGCACCCGACCTGCCCGACGGGCCTTCTGACAACCTCAAAGACGACACCAAGCCCCGCAAGCTGCGTCCCGGGGATTCGCTGCTGGTCGATACCAAGGCCGGGTATGCCTTCGAGCGCATCCCCAAGGCCGAGGTCGAAGACCTCGTGCTCGAGGAGGTGCCCGACGTCAGCTACGACGACATCGGCGGGCTATCTCGGCAGATCGAGCAGATCCGCGATGCGGTGGAGCTGCCGTTTCTGCACAAGGAGCTCTATAAGGAGTACGCGCTGCGCCCGCCCAAAGGGGTGCTGCTTTACGGTCCACCCGGTTGCGGCAAGACACTCATCGCCAAGGCGGTGGCCAACTCGCTGGCCAAGAAGATGGCCGAGGTCCGCGGCGACGACGCCAAGGAGGCCAAGTCGTACTTCCTCAACATCAAGGGCCCCGAGCTGCTGAACAAGTTCGTCGGTGAGACCGAACGTCACATCCGGCTGATCTTCCAGCGGGCCCGCGAGAAGGCGTCTGAGGGTACGCCGGTGATCGTGTTCTTCGACGAGATGGACTCGATCTTCCGCACCCGCGGCACCGGGGTGTCCTCGGATGTGGAGACCACGGTGGTGCCCCAGCTGCTGAGCGAGATCGACGGCGTGGAGGGCCTGGAGAACGTCATCGTGATCGGCGCCTCCAACCGCGAAGACATGATCGACCCGGCGATCCTGCGGCCCGGCCGTCTCGACGTCAAGATCAAGATCGAGCGCCCGGACGCCGAGGCGGCGATGGACATCTTCTCCAAGTACCTCACCGAGGACTTGCCGGTGCACGCCGACGATCTCGCCGAGTTCGACGGCGACCGCGCCGCGTGCATCAAGGCGATGATCGAGAAGGTCGTCGACCGGATGTACGCCGAGATCGACGAGAACCGGTTCCTTGAGGTCACCTACGCCAACGGCGACAAAGAGGTGATGTATTTCAAGGACTTCAACTCCGGGGCGATGATTCAAAACGTCGTGGACCGGGCCAAGAAGAACGCCATCAAATCGGTGCTGGAAACCGGCCAGCCGGGGTTGCGGATCCAGCATCTGCTGGATTCGATCGTCGACGAATTCGCCGAGAACGAGGATCTGCCCAACACCACCAATCCCGATGACTGGGCACGGATCTCGGGCAAGAAGGGGGAGCGGATCGTCTACATCCGCACCCTGGTCACCGGCAAGAGCTCGAGCGCGTCGCGGGCCATCGACACCGAGTCGAGCCTGGGCCAGTACCTGTAG
- a CDS encoding phosphoribosyl-ATP diphosphatase: protein MKQSLPVKTFEDLFAELEERARCRPAGSATVAALDGGIHAVGKKILEEAGEVWLAAEHEPDEALAQEISQLLYWTQVLMISRGLTLDDVYRKL, encoded by the coding sequence GTGAAACAATCGCTGCCCGTGAAGACTTTCGAGGATCTGTTCGCCGAACTCGAGGAACGTGCCCGCTGCCGGCCCGCCGGCAGCGCCACGGTGGCCGCGTTGGACGGCGGGATACATGCGGTGGGCAAGAAGATCCTGGAGGAAGCCGGAGAGGTGTGGCTCGCGGCAGAGCACGAACCTGACGAGGCGCTCGCCCAGGAGATCAGCCAGTTGCTGTACTGGACGCAGGTTCTGATGATCTCCCGCGGACTGACGCTCGATGACGTGTATCGGAAGCTGTGA
- the dop gene encoding pup deamidase/depupylase has translation MQRIIGTEVEYGISSPSDPTANPILTSTQAVLAYAAAAGIQRAKRTRWDYEVESPLRDARGFDLSRSAGPPPVVDADEVGAANMILTNGARLYVDHAHPEYSAPETTDPLDAVIWDKAGERVMEAAARHVASVPGAVKLQLYKNNVDGKGASYGAHENYLMSRQTPFSAIIVGLTPFLVSRQVITGQGRVGIGPAGDEPGFQLSQRADYIEVEVGLETTLKRGIINTRDEPHADADRYRRLHVIIGDANLAETSTYLKLGTTALVLDLIEEGVDLTDLTLARPVHAVHTISRDPTLRATVALTDGRELTGLALQRVYLDRVAKLVDSRDPDPRAADIVATWADVLDKLERDPMDCAEILDWPAKLRLLDGFRHRENLSWSAPRLHLVDLQYSDVRLDKGLYNRLVARGSMRRLVTEQQVLNAVDNPPTDTRAYFRGECLRRFGADIAAASWDSVIFDLGGDSLVRIPTLEPLRGSKAHVGALLDSVDSAAELVEQLTT, from the coding sequence ATGCAGCGGATCATCGGGACTGAGGTCGAGTACGGCATTTCCTCGCCGTCGGACCCGACCGCGAACCCGATCCTGACGTCGACGCAGGCGGTGCTGGCCTATGCCGCCGCGGCGGGTATCCAGCGGGCCAAGCGCACCCGCTGGGACTACGAGGTGGAATCGCCGCTGCGGGATGCCCGCGGGTTCGACCTGAGCCGCTCGGCAGGGCCGCCACCGGTGGTGGACGCCGACGAGGTGGGGGCGGCCAACATGATCCTGACCAACGGTGCGCGGCTCTACGTCGACCATGCCCACCCGGAGTACTCCGCGCCCGAGACCACCGACCCGCTCGACGCGGTGATCTGGGACAAGGCCGGTGAGCGGGTGATGGAGGCCGCCGCCCGGCACGTCGCCAGCGTTCCCGGCGCGGTGAAACTGCAGCTGTACAAGAACAACGTCGACGGTAAAGGCGCTTCCTACGGCGCACACGAAAACTATCTGATGAGCCGCCAGACGCCGTTCTCGGCGATCATTGTCGGCCTGACACCGTTTCTGGTGTCCCGCCAGGTCATCACCGGTCAAGGCCGGGTCGGCATCGGACCCGCCGGTGACGAACCCGGCTTCCAGCTGTCCCAACGCGCCGACTACATCGAAGTCGAGGTCGGGCTGGAGACCACGCTCAAACGCGGCATTATCAACACCCGGGACGAGCCGCACGCCGACGCCGACCGCTACCGCCGGCTGCACGTCATCATCGGCGACGCCAATCTCGCGGAGACGTCCACCTACCTGAAGCTTGGCACCACCGCGCTGGTGCTCGACCTGATCGAGGAAGGCGTCGACCTCACCGATCTGACGCTGGCCCGCCCGGTGCACGCCGTGCACACCATCAGCCGTGACCCCACGCTGCGCGCCACCGTCGCGCTCACCGATGGCCGGGAGCTGACCGGTCTTGCGCTGCAACGGGTCTACCTGGACCGGGTGGCCAAACTGGTCGATTCGCGCGACCCGGATCCGCGCGCCGCCGACATCGTGGCGACCTGGGCGGACGTGCTCGACAAACTTGAGCGTGATCCGATGGACTGCGCGGAGATCCTCGATTGGCCGGCCAAACTGCGCCTCCTCGACGGTTTTCGGCACCGGGAAAATCTGAGCTGGTCGGCGCCCCGACTGCATCTGGTCGACCTGCAGTATTCCGATGTGCGGCTCGACAAGGGTCTCTACAACCGGCTGGTGGCTCGCGGCTCGATGCGCCGACTGGTCACCGAACAGCAGGTACTCAACGCGGTGGACAACCCGCCGACGGATACCCGGGCATATTTCCGCGGCGAGTGCTTGCGCCGGTTCGGCGCCGATATCGCCGCAGCCAGCTGGGACTCGGTCATATTCGACCTGGGCGGCGACTCGCTGGTGCGGATCCCGACGCTGGAACCGCTGCGCGGCAGCAAGGCCCATGTCGGCGCATTGCTGGATTCGGTGGACAGCGCCGCGGAACTGGTGGAACAACTGACCACCTAA
- a CDS encoding DUF4126 family protein, protein MTHSLVLLLALSIGVVAGLRALTAPAAAGWAALLRWINLDGTWVSWAGHPVTVAVFSVLAVAELVTDKHPSTPSRTTAVSFAGRIIAGGFAGAVIGTAWGYPWSGLGAGVLGAVCGTMGGYHVRARLVAARDGQDLPIALLEDAIAVLGGFAVAAMTAVV, encoded by the coding sequence GTGACGCATTCCCTTGTGCTGTTGCTGGCTCTGTCGATCGGTGTCGTTGCCGGGTTGCGTGCCCTGACAGCGCCTGCGGCGGCCGGGTGGGCCGCCCTGTTGCGATGGATCAATCTGGACGGCACATGGGTGTCGTGGGCGGGCCACCCGGTGACGGTGGCCGTCTTCAGCGTTCTCGCAGTTGCCGAGCTGGTCACCGACAAGCATCCCAGCACACCGAGCCGCACCACCGCGGTGTCATTCGCGGGCCGGATCATCGCCGGGGGGTTCGCGGGCGCAGTGATTGGCACCGCGTGGGGTTACCCGTGGAGCGGGTTGGGGGCCGGCGTCCTCGGCGCCGTGTGTGGAACCATGGGCGGCTATCACGTGCGCGCCCGGTTGGTCGCCGCCCGTGACGGGCAGGATCTGCCGATCGCTCTGCTGGAGGATGCGATCGCGGTGCTCGGCGGATTCGCGGTAGCGGCGATGACAGCTGTGGTGTGA
- the hisG gene encoding ATP phosphoribosyltransferase — MLRVAVPNKGALSEPAVEILAEAGYRRRTDPKDLTVIDPVNSVEFFFLRPKDIAIYVGSGELDFGITGRDLVSESDAPVRERLALGFGMSSFRYAAPAGREWTTADLAGKRIATAYPNLVRKDLAAKGIEAHVIPLDGAVEISVQLGVADAIADVVGSGRTLSLHDLVAFGEPLCDSEAVLIERVCPDRADSNHVAARNQLVARVQGVVFGQQYLMLDYDCPRSVVDTATSITPGLESPTIAPLADPDWVAVRALVPRRDVNAIMDRLAAIGAKAILASDIRFCRF, encoded by the coding sequence ATGCTGCGTGTCGCCGTTCCCAACAAGGGGGCGCTGAGCGAGCCCGCTGTCGAGATCCTCGCGGAGGCCGGCTACCGTCGCCGCACCGACCCCAAAGACCTGACCGTCATCGACCCCGTCAACAGCGTCGAGTTCTTCTTCCTGCGGCCCAAAGACATTGCGATCTATGTCGGATCTGGCGAATTAGACTTCGGGATCACCGGACGGGATCTGGTGAGCGAATCTGATGCGCCGGTGCGGGAACGCTTGGCGCTGGGTTTCGGGATGTCTAGTTTCCGTTACGCCGCGCCGGCCGGGCGCGAGTGGACAACAGCCGACCTGGCCGGGAAGCGCATCGCCACCGCATACCCGAACCTGGTACGAAAAGACTTGGCCGCCAAGGGAATCGAAGCTCATGTCATCCCCCTTGACGGTGCTGTAGAGATATCGGTGCAGCTTGGGGTGGCCGACGCTATCGCCGATGTCGTTGGGTCCGGCCGCACCCTGAGTTTGCATGATCTCGTGGCGTTCGGCGAACCGCTGTGTGACTCCGAGGCGGTGCTCATCGAGCGGGTCTGCCCGGATCGCGCCGACTCGAACCATGTCGCCGCCCGTAACCAGTTGGTGGCACGGGTACAAGGTGTGGTCTTCGGCCAGCAGTACCTGATGCTGGATTACGACTGCCCGCGTTCGGTAGTCGACACGGCCACCTCGATCACCCCCGGCCTGGAGTCGCCGACGATCGCTCCGCTTGCCGACCCGGACTGGGTCGCGGTGCGCGCACTGGTTCCGCGCCGCGACGTCAACGCGATCATGGACCGGTTAGCGGCCATCGGGGCCAAAGCGATCCTGGCTTCCGACATCAGGTTTTGCCGGTTCTGA
- the prcB gene encoding proteasome subunit beta, giving the protein MTWPFTHGLATNSALPGVPSRPIDLSSFAEFLRRQAPELLPTVAGGAVAGAGGQLPHGTTIVALKYPGGVVIAGDRRSTQGNVIAGRDVKKVYITDDYTATGMAGTAAVAVEFARLYAVELEHYEKLEGVPLTFAGKVNRLANMVRGNLGAALQGLVALPLLAAYDIDDPDRQKAGRIVSFDAAGGWNIEEEGYQAVGSGAVFAKSAMKKLYARVTDTDSALRVAVEALYDAADDDSATGGPDLVRGIYPTAVNIDADGAVEVPEQRIAELAQEVIESRSRSDTFGPDADAPRSQK; this is encoded by the coding sequence GTGACCTGGCCGTTCACTCATGGCCTGGCCACTAACTCAGCACTTCCCGGAGTCCCTTCTCGCCCCATCGACCTGTCCTCGTTCGCCGAGTTCCTGCGCCGACAGGCGCCGGAACTGCTGCCGACGGTCGCGGGCGGCGCGGTGGCCGGCGCCGGCGGGCAATTGCCGCACGGCACCACGATCGTCGCGCTGAAATACCCCGGTGGGGTGGTCATCGCCGGCGACCGGCGCTCCACGCAGGGCAACGTGATCGCCGGGCGCGATGTGAAAAAGGTGTATATCACCGACGATTACACCGCGACCGGTATGGCCGGCACCGCCGCGGTTGCCGTGGAGTTCGCCCGCTTGTACGCGGTCGAACTCGAGCACTATGAGAAGCTCGAAGGCGTACCGCTGACATTCGCCGGGAAGGTCAACCGACTGGCGAACATGGTGCGCGGCAATTTGGGCGCCGCGCTGCAGGGGCTGGTGGCGCTGCCGCTGTTAGCCGCCTATGACATCGACGACCCCGACCGGCAGAAAGCCGGCCGGATCGTGTCTTTCGACGCTGCCGGTGGCTGGAACATCGAAGAAGAGGGCTACCAGGCCGTGGGCTCGGGCGCGGTCTTCGCCAAGTCGGCGATGAAGAAGCTTTACGCTCGGGTAACCGACACCGATTCCGCGTTGCGGGTTGCGGTCGAGGCCCTCTACGACGCGGCCGATGATGATTCCGCCACTGGCGGCCCGGATCTGGTGCGCGGTATTTACCCGACAGCGGTCAACATCGACGCCGACGGCGCTGTCGAGGTGCCCGAGCAGCGCATCGCCGAGCTAGCTCAGGAGGTCATCGAAAGCCGTTCCCGCTCCGATACTTTCGGTCCGGACGCGGACGCTCCGCGGAGTCAGAAGTGA
- a CDS encoding ubiquitin-like protein Pup: MAQEQTKRGGGGGDDDDFTSAAAAGQERREKLTEDTDDLLDEIDDVLEENAEDFVRAYVQKGGQ; the protein is encoded by the coding sequence ATGGCTCAGGAGCAGACCAAGCGTGGGGGTGGCGGCGGCGATGACGACGACTTCACCAGCGCCGCCGCCGCAGGTCAAGAGCGTCGCGAGAAGTTGACCGAGGACACCGACGATCTGCTCGACGAGATCGACGACGTTCTGGAGGAAAATGCTGAGGATTTCGTGCGCGCATACGTCCAAAAGGGCGGACAGTGA
- a CDS encoding tRNA (adenine-N1)-methyltransferase yields MSATGPFTVGDRVQLTDAKGRRYTMVLSPGKEFHTHRGAIAHDAVIGLPEGSVVQSSHGDPFLVLRPLLVDFVMSMPRAAQVIYPKDAAQIVHEGDIFPGARVLEAGAGSGALTCSLLRAVGPQGRVISYERRADHAEHARRNVQTFFGQLPQNWQLVIADVGVCELGAGSVDRVVLDMLAPWEVLDAISHVVVAGGVLMIYLATVTQLSRTVEALRELRCWTEPRAWETLQREWSVVGLAVRPQHTMRAHTAFLVSARRLAPGAVTPAPVRRKRQREDGRDLGESR; encoded by the coding sequence GTGTCCGCAACCGGCCCGTTCACCGTAGGTGACCGCGTCCAGCTCACCGACGCCAAGGGCCGGCGCTACACCATGGTGCTCAGTCCGGGCAAGGAGTTTCATACCCATCGCGGTGCGATTGCCCACGACGCGGTTATCGGGCTGCCCGAAGGCAGCGTCGTGCAATCCAGCCATGGCGACCCGTTTTTGGTGCTGCGCCCCCTGCTTGTCGACTTTGTGATGTCAATGCCCCGCGCAGCCCAGGTGATCTACCCCAAGGACGCGGCCCAGATCGTGCATGAAGGCGACATCTTCCCGGGCGCGCGGGTGCTGGAGGCCGGTGCCGGGTCGGGTGCGCTGACGTGTTCGCTGCTGCGCGCGGTTGGACCGCAGGGCCGGGTGATCTCCTACGAACGCCGCGCTGATCATGCCGAGCACGCCCGGCGTAATGTGCAGACATTTTTCGGTCAGCTGCCGCAGAACTGGCAGCTGGTCATCGCCGACGTCGGTGTTTGCGAGCTGGGCGCCGGCTCCGTGGACCGGGTGGTGCTGGACATGCTGGCCCCGTGGGAGGTGCTCGACGCGATTTCACACGTCGTGGTCGCCGGTGGTGTGCTGATGATCTATCTGGCTACTGTCACCCAGTTATCGCGAACCGTGGAGGCGCTCCGGGAACTGCGCTGCTGGACCGAACCGCGCGCGTGGGAGACGTTGCAGCGGGAATGGAGCGTCGTTGGGTTGGCCGTTCGGCCACAGCACACCATGCGAGCTCACACCGCGTTCCTGGTGTCCGCGCGCCGTCTCGCCCCAGGCGCGGTCACCCCGGCCCCGGTGCGGCGCAAACGCCAACGGGAGGACGGACGCGATTTGGGAGAAAGCCGCTGA
- a CDS encoding stealth family protein, with amino-acid sequence MTSMIDAPVVSSTQGVRLTPYEAMTQDLLFIRAELDRAGIPFLLIRGAEGRPALVVDIALRARVADVLMAACLEAPLRAKILDGTGRRSVYLGDGLLSVDPDPRLLRVFRRRECPRSGMRYGASAGVELQFWVFDGEQAICPIENSLTRKTLMLSEIEYTTVELHGRTWPTIAGMFAPHADDITFDIDMVFSWVDGNDPEFRARRAAAMANYPLGEGDDSDARIRHVDELKYALRSVHAFAPWVRRIFIATDSRVPHWLAPHPKVTIVRAEEHFTDVSVLPVYNSHAVETQLHHIPGLAEHFLYSNDDMFFGRPVSPTMFFSPGGVTKFIEAGVRIGLGANHAERSGYENAARVNRQLLWQRFGKIITRHLEHTAVPLRKSVLSELEREFPEEFARTQASRFRSSTDISVTNSLYHYYALMTGRAVQNESAKVLYVDTTLWSGLAKLPKLLNKRKFDFFCLNDGSFPEVSAEERARAVGEFLERYFPVPAPWERLADDE; translated from the coding sequence ATGACCAGCATGATCGACGCGCCCGTCGTCAGCTCGACCCAGGGTGTGCGCCTGACTCCGTATGAGGCGATGACGCAAGATTTGCTGTTTATCCGCGCAGAGCTGGATCGGGCTGGTATCCCGTTCTTGCTTATTCGCGGTGCGGAAGGACGCCCGGCGCTGGTGGTTGACATCGCCTTGCGCGCCCGGGTTGCCGACGTCTTGATGGCGGCGTGCCTGGAGGCACCGCTGCGCGCCAAGATCCTCGACGGAACCGGGCGCCGCTCGGTGTATCTGGGTGACGGGCTGCTCTCGGTGGACCCCGACCCGAGGCTGCTGCGGGTGTTCCGGCGGCGCGAATGCCCCCGCTCGGGTATGCGTTACGGTGCGTCTGCCGGAGTGGAGCTGCAGTTTTGGGTGTTCGACGGAGAACAGGCCATCTGCCCGATCGAAAACTCGCTGACCCGCAAAACCTTAATGCTCAGCGAGATCGAGTACACCACCGTCGAGCTGCACGGCCGCACGTGGCCGACGATCGCGGGGATGTTCGCCCCGCATGCCGATGACATCACCTTCGACATCGACATGGTGTTCTCCTGGGTGGACGGCAACGACCCGGAGTTCCGTGCCCGCCGCGCGGCAGCGATGGCGAATTACCCGCTCGGCGAGGGTGACGATTCCGATGCACGCATCCGTCATGTCGACGAACTCAAATACGCCCTGCGGTCGGTGCACGCCTTCGCGCCATGGGTGCGACGGATTTTCATCGCCACCGACTCGCGGGTCCCGCACTGGCTTGCCCCGCACCCCAAAGTCACGATTGTGCGCGCCGAGGAGCACTTCACCGACGTGTCGGTGCTGCCGGTGTACAACAGCCACGCAGTGGAAACGCAACTGCACCACATTCCCGGTCTCGCAGAACATTTCCTGTACTCCAACGACGACATGTTTTTTGGCCGGCCGGTGTCGCCGACGATGTTCTTCTCCCCGGGTGGAGTCACCAAGTTCATCGAAGCCGGTGTGCGCATCGGGCTCGGCGCCAACCACGCCGAGCGCAGCGGCTACGAGAACGCGGCACGGGTGAACCGGCAGCTACTGTGGCAGAGGTTTGGGAAAATCATCACCCGTCACCTCGAGCACACCGCTGTCCCGCTGCGTAAAAGCGTGCTCAGCGAACTGGAGCGTGAATTTCCTGAGGAATTCGCCCGCACCCAGGCCAGCCGCTTCCGGTCCAGCACGGATATCTCGGTGACAAACTCGCTGTACCACTATTACGCGCTGATGACCGGACGCGCAGTGCAAAATGAGTCGGCGAAAGTGCTTTACGTGGACACCACGCTGTGGTCCGGGCTGGCGAAACTGCCCAAACTGCTCAACAAGCGCAAGTTCGACTTCTTCTGCCTCAACGACGGCAGCTTCCCAGAAGTGAGCGCTGAGGAGCGTGCCCGGGCGGTTGGTGAGTTCCTCGAAAGGTACTTTCCAGTGCCGGCCCCATGGGAGCGACTCGCCGACGA
- a CDS encoding DUF503 domain-containing protein has translation MWIGWLEFDLLLGDVRSLKQKRSVIRPVVAELQRKYSVSAAETGSHELRRRAGIGVAMVSSDRRHAVEVLDAAERLVAAHPELELLSVRRGLHRSDD, from the coding sequence ATGTGGATCGGCTGGCTCGAATTCGACCTGCTGCTCGGGGACGTACGCTCACTGAAACAAAAGCGCTCCGTCATCCGGCCCGTCGTTGCCGAGCTGCAGCGCAAGTACAGTGTGTCAGCCGCCGAGACGGGCAGCCATGAGTTGCGCCGCCGCGCCGGCATCGGGGTAGCCATGGTCTCCAGCGACCGCCGCCACGCGGTCGAGGTGCTCGACGCCGCCGAACGCTTGGTGGCCGCCCACCCGGAACTGGAGCTGCTGTCCGTGCGCCGCGGGCTGCACCGCAGCGACGACTGA
- a CDS encoding RecB family exonuclease, translated as MSGRRHTLLSRPALSPSRAADFKQCPLLYRLRAVDRLPEPLSTAQLRGSVVHVVLEQLYGLPAARRGPDTARALVEPAWNQLIAAEPALAAELDPTEHTRLLEDARTLVSGYYRLEDPTRFTPQSREQRVEVELADGTLLRGFIDRVDIAATGEVRVVDYKTGKAPPEAQALAEFKALFQMKFYAVALLRAQGVAPARLRLIYLADGQLLDYSPDVDELLRFEKTLMAIWQAIQTAAVTGDFRPRPSRLCDWCPHQARCPAFGGTPPPYPGWPASGPPEVATAALSRRTEPAA; from the coding sequence ATGAGCGGCCGACGGCACACACTCCTCTCACGGCCGGCGCTGTCGCCGTCGCGGGCAGCCGACTTCAAGCAATGCCCGCTGCTGTACCGGTTGCGGGCGGTCGACCGGCTGCCCGAGCCGCTGTCGACCGCGCAATTGCGGGGCTCGGTGGTTCATGTGGTGCTTGAGCAGCTCTACGGTTTACCCGCGGCGCGGCGCGGCCCGGACACCGCCAGGGCACTGGTGGAGCCCGCCTGGAATCAGTTGATCGCCGCCGAGCCGGCTTTGGCCGCTGAGCTCGACCCCACCGAGCACACCCGACTGCTCGAGGACGCTCGTACGTTGGTGTCAGGCTACTACCGGCTGGAGGACCCGACCCGCTTCACTCCACAAAGCCGCGAACAGCGCGTCGAGGTCGAGCTCGCCGACGGCACACTGCTGCGCGGTTTCATCGACCGGGTTGACATCGCAGCCACCGGCGAGGTTCGCGTCGTGGACTACAAGACCGGCAAGGCGCCACCGGAAGCGCAGGCCCTGGCCGAGTTCAAGGCGCTGTTTCAGATGAAGTTCTACGCGGTGGCGCTGCTGCGTGCACAGGGTGTCGCGCCAGCACGGCTGCGGCTCATTTATTTGGCCGACGGGCAGCTGCTGGACTATTCCCCCGACGTTGATGAACTGCTGCGCTTCGAAAAGACCTTGATGGCGATCTGGCAGGCGATCCAAACAGCTGCCGTCACAGGCGATTTCCGTCCAAGACCCTCACGGTTGTGTGACTGGTGCCCCCATCAGGCCCGCTGCCCGGCTTTTGGTGGCACACCGCCGCCTTATCCCGGTTGGCCGGCAAGCGGCCCGCCGGAGGTGGCGACAGCCGCGCTGTCCCGGCGAACCGAGCCGGCGGCGTGA
- the prcA gene encoding proteasome subunit alpha, whose product MSFPYFISPEQLMRERGELARKGIARARSVVVLAYADGVLFVAENPSRSLQKISELYDRVGFAAAGKFNEFDNLRRGGIQFADTRGYAYDRRDVTGRQLANVYAQTLGTIFTEQAKPYEVELCVAEVAHYGESKPPELYRITYDGSINDEPHFVVMGGTTEPIADALKESYTENAGLADAVGIAVNALRTDANGAEPRPLGVDTLEVAVLDQNRPRRAFRRITGPALESLLPAAQGSQASRPKSSG is encoded by the coding sequence GTGAGTTTCCCATATTTCATATCGCCCGAGCAGTTGATGCGCGAACGCGGCGAGCTCGCGCGCAAGGGCATCGCGCGGGCCCGCAGCGTGGTGGTGCTGGCATATGCCGACGGCGTGTTGTTCGTTGCCGAGAATCCGTCGCGGTCCCTGCAGAAGATCAGCGAGCTCTATGACCGGGTGGGTTTCGCGGCTGCCGGCAAGTTCAACGAATTCGACAACCTGCGCCGCGGTGGCATCCAGTTCGCCGACACCCGCGGCTACGCCTACGACCGCCGGGACGTCACCGGCCGGCAGCTGGCCAACGTCTACGCGCAGACACTGGGCACCATCTTCACCGAGCAGGCCAAACCCTACGAGGTCGAGTTGTGCGTGGCCGAGGTCGCGCACTACGGCGAGAGCAAGCCGCCTGAGCTGTACCGGATCACCTACGACGGGTCGATCAACGACGAGCCGCATTTCGTGGTGATGGGCGGCACGACCGAGCCGATCGCCGACGCACTCAAAGAGTCCTACACGGAGAACGCCGGCCTCGCCGACGCAGTCGGCATCGCGGTGAACGCCTTGCGGACCGACGCCAACGGCGCAGAGCCCCGGCCGCTGGGAGTGGACACCCTGGAAGTCGCCGTCCTGGACCAGAATCGCCCGCGGCGGGCGTTTCGGCGGATCACCGGTCCCGCGCTGGAATCGCTGCTGCCCGCCGCGCAGGGTTCTCAGGCGAGCCGCCCGAAGTCGTCCGGGTAG